GAATTCCGAGGGGTCGAGCTCGCCGGGCTTGGCGTCGGCCGGCTTGTTGGGGCGAAGCGATTTGATCAAGGCGTCCATGTCTTCTCCGTTCGACCGGCCCGGCATCTGCCGTGGGGCCGGATGTGTCACCGGGCAGACGGGGCGGATCATCGAACCGCCGGACGCCTGAGTCCCATCTTTGTAGCACCAGCGCGACGAATGTGGGCCGCGTTGGCCGCATGGCCGGGCTATGTTTCCGGCACTGCCGTCCATATATAGGACGGTGAAACCCAACCGCCAAGAGCGCCCGGCACGGCCGGAACCAGGCATCTGTCCCCATGCTGAACGACATTTACAACAAGCGGATCATCGAGTTGGCCGGCAATATTCCGCGTCTCGGACGGCTGTCCGAGCCGGACGCCAGCGCCACCGCGCACTCCAAATTGTGCGGCTCGACCGTCAAGGTCGACCTCAAGATGGACGGCCCTGTCGTGACCGACTTCGCCCATGACGTGAAGGCATGCGCACTCGGCCAGGCCTCCTCCTCGATCATGGCGAGCCATGTGGTGGGGTCGACCGCGGAAGAGCTGCGCGAATTGCGCGAGACCGTCCGCAAGATGCTAAAGGAAAATGGCCGGCCCCCGCAGGGCGGCAAATGGGCCGACATCGCGCTGCTCGAGCCGGTGCGGGACTACAAGGCCCGCCATGCCTCGACGCTGCTGACCTTCGATGCAGTGGTCGATGCGATCGGCCAGATCGAGGCCAAGGCAAAGCAGCCAGCGTAGAGCTTGCTGCCGGCCCAAATCCTGTTACTGCGCCGGCTGGACCGGCGGGGGCGCTGAGGTGCCGGCAATCGGCACCACGACCTCGGCGGTCTTGGTTGCCTTCGCGGCCTGCGGCTGCGCCTCACCTTCCATCGCGCTGCTGACGAAGCGATCGCCGTTCTTCAGCTTTGCGTCGGCGACGGGAATTGAATTGTCCTGCCGCGGCAACACGTCGGCGACGGCATCCGTTGTGACCAGATTGGTCAGCCGCAATTCAGCCGCCGACAATTCGTGCAGGTCTTCCCACGGCGGCACGCTGAGTGCGAGCGACAGCAGCTCACCCGCGCCGCCCATGTCGAACGTGTACTTGGCGAGACGGCCGATATCGCGCTCGACGATCATCAGGTCCTGCGCGGTGTAGCTGGCGGCTTTGGCATCGTCGGCGCGATCGCCCATCCAGATCTGATGCACGCGGACATGGGCGGCCGGCGGCACATAGCGCGTCTTGCCCGACAGCAGCAGGAACACGCACATCGACTCGCAATAGGCATCCGGCAACACGCTGGCGCGGTCACCCTGCGCGGCCTGATTGACGACGCTGGTGCCGACCGTGGTCAACGCGCCGAGACCGCGGAAACGACGGCCGAGCGCGATCGCGTCGTTGACCGAGCCGCCGCTGGAGTCGAGCACGATGGTGGCGCCGTTGAGCTGGCGGCTGCGCGCGAACTCGTCGAACTCCTTGGGGCTATCGGCCGTGATGATGCCGACCGCCGACACCCAGCCGCGGCAATTCGGCTGGCAGGCGATCCAGCTGAACTTCATCGGCAGCTTGCGCTCTTCGAGGGTCGAACTGGCCTGCGCGGAACCTCCCGCCGTCGTCACCGTTCCGGAAACCGCGAAGCAAAAGGCGACGGCGCCGGTGAGCGCCCAACTGCGCAACGAGAGCGACCTGACGAGCCTCAATTTGGTTCCTTCCCCCAAGCCCCTGGTGATACGAGCGGTGGCAACGGCCCCATGGCAAAGCGCCACGATTCTGTCATCGGCGCGTTATCGGAACGGTAGCCCTGCTGACCTGGACCGTCCATAGGACCCTTGCTGCGGTGCCAATCGACCTGTGCGTTAATTTCGAACTGTGGCGTAAATATCTGCGACAGCACGGTTCCTTGGCTTGGAACCCCCGCAAGACTACGTACATAGTTGCGTGATGCAGCCGACAGATCATCCGACGTCACACCTCCAGCGATGCACGGAATGTGCCAGCATCGCGCGCCGCATGCCGCGCAATGTCGGCCGCGCCTTGATCTGGGTCTACCGGCACACGCTGTCGCCGCTGGTCGGTTACAACTGCCGCCATCTGCCGACCTGCTCGGTTTATGGCGACGAGGCGATCGAGCGCTTCGGGCTCTGGGCCGGCGGCTGGATGACGCTGGCGCGGCTGCTGCGCTGCCAGCCCTGGGGCACCTCGGGAATCGATAACGTGCCGCCGGTCAAGCCGCCGGGCGCGCACTGGTACGTACCCTGGCGCTACGGCCGCTGGCGCGGCGTCAACGACAGCTGATCAATTGCTGCAGCGCTCCCAGGCGCGGCTCGCATTGCTGCCCGGCGGAACTGGGGCGATACTTGGCGCATTGTTTCCGTGCCCCTTGCGGTTCCTTGGGGAGGAAATAACAATGCGCTGGAAAATCAGCCACGACGGTCACGATCCCCGGCAGATCGATTTGCTGGCCGTGCTTGCCTTGCTCGTCGTGATCATTGCCGCCTACGGCTACTTCACTCACAATGCGACCAAGCCGAGCACAACGGCATTCATCGTGCCGAGCCAGAGCGTGAAGTGGTGACGCAGCGCGCGCCCATCACCGGCTAGTGCCAGCCCCAGACGTCGTCGGACGGCGGCGCTGGATGATCGTCGCATTGTTGGCGAGGATGAAGCTGCGCGCCTGCCCTCATCCCGCAGGCATTGTGGTGTTGACGGCCGCGCGATTTTGCGATGCGCGGCATTGTTTGCACCCCGCTCGCACCATAGGCTGCCGCCATTGGGACGAACATTTTTGGAGATGGGCATTGCAGGAAGGCTTGTACAAGCTCGAATTTCACACCGTTCACGGCACCGGCACCGGGGTGCTCTACGCGACCAACGGCAAGCTTCGCGGCGGCAACTCGGCCTTCGCCTTCGTCGGCAACTACAGCGACCGCGGCGACGGCATTCACGTCAAGGTCTCGACCCAACGGCACAATCCCGATCCAGCCTTCCGGCCACTGTTCGGGACCGACATGATCACGTTGACGCTGAAAGGCACAGCAAACGGCGACATGGTCGACTTCGAGGGCGAGGCGCTGCAGCTGCCGGGCGTCAACTTCAAGGCGTTCCTGACGCGGATCGCCGACTAGGACAGGTTCGAGCGACGTTGGTGCGACTTGGGCGCGGGTTCACGCGGAGAGCGGCGTCAAGACGAGAAACTCACTCGGCCGCGGCTGCGCGCGCGGCCGGTCGCGGTCGCGTGATGATCACGACCGCGAGGGCGGCCGCGACCAAGGCCGTGGCCACATAGCCCGCGCAGTAGAGCCATTCGCGCGCGAACAGCAATCCGCCGATCGCAGAGCCGATGGCCTGGCCGACATACAGCACCGAGGTATTGAGCGAGACCGACGCCGACGCCAGCGCGGGCGCCGCCCCGACCAGTCGCACTTGCTGCATCGAATTGGTCGACGCGAAGCCGAGCCCCCACACCGCCACCGAAGCTGCCATCAATGCATAGGCACCGGCGCTCAGCGCCCAGCCGGCCACGCCGGTGAGCAGCAGCACGGTGAACAGCACCGACGTCTTCCAGGCGCCCCAGGAATCCACGATGCGCGTTGCGATCGCAATGCCGACGAACCCGAAGATGCCGTAGAGCGCAAATACGATACCGACCGCGTCCGCATTCGCGCCGGTCAACTTGGCGAGCAGCGGTCCCATGAAGGTGAACACGACGAACTGGCCGGACATCTGCAACGTCGTGACCGACAGCAGCAGGACGACGGTCGGATTACGGCCGAGATCGGCCCAGGTCCGCAGATCGACCGGCGCGCCATGTAATCCGCCAGGCAGCCGCCACCACAGCAGCAGCGAGCTGACGAGCCCGGTCAGCGCGATCGCGCCATAGGTCACACGAAAACCGTAGCGGCTTGCGATGAAGGTGATCAGCGGCAGCCCGATCGCGGCGGCGAGCGACCAGCCGAGGAAGATGTAGGCGATCGCGCTGCCGCGCTTTTCCACCGGTACGATCAGCGCCGCGGTGCCGGCCGCCTGCGGCGTGTAGAGCACACCGACCGCGAGCATCACGAGGCGGATGATCAGGAGGCTGTCGTAGTCCGGCGCGAAGGCGGATGCCGCATTGGTCAGCGTCAGCACCAGAAGCGTCGCGGTCAGCAAGGCGCGCCGCTCGAACCGGCTGGTCAGCCACGCCGTCACCGGCGAGCCCACGCACAGTACGATCGCGCCGAACGTGATCAAGAGACCCGCGGTGTGGATGGTGACGCCGAGCCCACTCGACAGCTCCGCCAGCATGCCGGCCGGCGCCAGCACCGAGCAGCCGGTGACGATGTTGCCGAGCATCAATGCGGTGGGGGCGAAGCGTTTCACGCCGCGTTGATAGCAGACCCCGAACTCAATGCAACTGCATCTAAATGCATGGCACGCGATCGATTTGCGCCCCTTGCGCTCATGGCGACGGCGATGCCGCCGGCGCCGCGTTGACGCCAGGCGACACTGCGGCCGGCCACGGGCTGGCAGACTTCGGAGCTGATGTCGCGGTCGGGCACGACGCCAAAAGCTGCGTCCATCCCTGCTCCAGCCCGGTCGTGTCGATGTCGAACGTCGCGACGCCGGGCCTCGCGGGATCCGGCTTGCCGTCGGACGACAGCGCGCTTTCGCCGATCTGCAGATGCGGCACTGCCGTCATCGCCTTGACGATGTCCGCGCTCACCGGATCGCTCCAGACCTCGTATTTGCCGAACCGCGCCGGCAGCCTGCCGAACGCGACCGCCTTGGTGACGCCGGCCATCATCACCACCGTGCTCTTGCCGGCGCGGCCCTCCTCGAACTCGCGCACGAACATCAACCGCCCGCGATCCTTGTTCTCGCAGAACAGGCGCCACTCCATCATGCGGAAGGCGCTGCCGTCGCCGTTTTTCTGCTGCGCGATCTTGCGGACATAGGGCCGGGCTTCCTTCTCGACCGCCCACAGCGTGTCCGGCAACGGCCGCGTATCGATTCCAAATCGATACAGTTCCGGCCGCGTCAGCACGTGCAGGTTCTCGAACTTCACGGTCCGGATCAGGTCACTGAGCTCACGGCTGATCCCCATCGCCGCGAGGAACAGGTTGCGGTCGCGATCGGCACTCACCATCTCGCGCCGCTTGAAGTCCGCGACAGCTTGCGGCGGCGGATGCCCGTGGACCACGAACATCAGCCTGGAATTATGCACGCCGAGCACCGAGTCGGGCGCCACCTCACGGTCGGTCGCGCCCAGGAACAGATAGGCACAGGCCGAGACGCACATCGCGTTGCGCGTGGTGAGTTCAGCGGCGACCTCTCCCTTCGTGGCCTTGATCTTCAGGCAGGCGGCGTCGACCTGCGTACCCGCGGAACAGGCCGGCACGGTGGTGCGGCCGACCCGGGCGATTGCCTTGCGCGCACGCAGAAACCGCGCGATCGCGTAGGACTGCTCGACATTTCCACCCGGCGAATGAAGGTAGATCGGAAGCTGCGGGTCCTTGGTTGCGTAAAGGAAGGTGCGAATCCGCTGAGCGGCTTCCCGATCGATCTCGCCTTCGATCGCGATCCAGCGATCGCAACCCGCACCGCAGGCATTGGCCGGCCCCTTGGCAAGGTAGATGGTCAGCTTTTTCGCAAATCCGGCCTTCTCGACCGGCGCGTCTTCCGCCCGCAACACGCCCGGGATCAGAAGCAACGCCACGAACAACAGGAGACGGGAAAACATGAACCTTGCGGAGCTCGCGATGTCGGGGAAATGGGCATCCGACGTTAGACGATGATCGGCAGCGTCGCAACGATCAGGGCCACGAGGTGCAGGCGAGCTCCCGCGATTCGGTGCGCGAGAGGTCCATTTTCTTGATATTGCCCGATTGCAGGCGTCAAATCCCCTGCTATACCGCTGCTTTCCGCTTACCTGCGCTCGTTCGCAGGAGTGAGCTACAGGAGACATCGATGGCAGACACGCCCAAA
The window above is part of the Bradyrhizobium sp. PSBB068 genome. Proteins encoded here:
- a CDS encoding iron-sulfur cluster assembly scaffold protein — translated: MLNDIYNKRIIELAGNIPRLGRLSEPDASATAHSKLCGSTVKVDLKMDGPVVTDFAHDVKACALGQASSSIMASHVVGSTAEELRELRETVRKMLKENGRPPQGGKWADIALLEPVRDYKARHASTLLTFDAVVDAIGQIEAKAKQPA
- the yidD gene encoding membrane protein insertion efficiency factor YidD, which codes for MQPTDHPTSHLQRCTECASIARRMPRNVGRALIWVYRHTLSPLVGYNCRHLPTCSVYGDEAIERFGLWAGGWMTLARLLRCQPWGTSGIDNVPPVKPPGAHWYVPWRYGRWRGVNDS
- a CDS encoding MFS transporter, with the translated sequence MLGNIVTGCSVLAPAGMLAELSSGLGVTIHTAGLLITFGAIVLCVGSPVTAWLTSRFERRALLTATLLVLTLTNAASAFAPDYDSLLIIRLVMLAVGVLYTPQAAGTAALIVPVEKRGSAIAYIFLGWSLAAAIGLPLITFIASRYGFRVTYGAIALTGLVSSLLLWWRLPGGLHGAPVDLRTWADLGRNPTVVLLLSVTTLQMSGQFVVFTFMGPLLAKLTGANADAVGIVFALYGIFGFVGIAIATRIVDSWGAWKTSVLFTVLLLTGVAGWALSAGAYALMAASVAVWGLGFASTNSMQQVRLVGAAPALASASVSLNTSVLYVGQAIGSAIGGLLFAREWLYCAGYVATALVAAALAVVIITRPRPAARAAAAE
- a CDS encoding ATP-dependent Clp protease proteolytic subunit, whose protein sequence is MFSRLLLFVALLLIPGVLRAEDAPVEKAGFAKKLTIYLAKGPANACGAGCDRWIAIEGEIDREAAQRIRTFLYATKDPQLPIYLHSPGGNVEQSYAIARFLRARKAIARVGRTTVPACSAGTQVDAACLKIKATKGEVAAELTTRNAMCVSACAYLFLGATDREVAPDSVLGVHNSRLMFVVHGHPPPQAVADFKRREMVSADRDRNLFLAAMGISRELSDLIRTVKFENLHVLTRPELYRFGIDTRPLPDTLWAVEKEARPYVRKIAQQKNGDGSAFRMMEWRLFCENKDRGRLMFVREFEEGRAGKSTVVMMAGVTKAVAFGRLPARFGKYEVWSDPVSADIVKAMTAVPHLQIGESALSSDGKPDPARPGVATFDIDTTGLEQGWTQLLASCPTATSAPKSASPWPAAVSPGVNAAPAASPSP